In Misgurnus anguillicaudatus chromosome 5, ASM2758022v2, whole genome shotgun sequence, a genomic segment contains:
- the LOC129414862 gene encoding sodium-coupled neutral amino acid transporter 3-like, whose translation MELPKMANGHHELMSPEKMENGFEDLKNVTEADTFLPSNGKIQTKFTDLKGKTSMGMSIFNLSNAIMGSGILGLAYAMANTGIILFVILLISMALLSAYSIHLLLKSAEVVGIRAYEQLGNRAFGSPGKVAAACVITLHNIGAMSSYLFIVKIELPNIIRGLSGTTEAWYVDGRFLIIIVSILVILPLALMKRLGYLGYTRGFLLSCMVFFLIAVIYKKFVENCSDGHQNTSLNITLLNQTIHLNSTSDTCEAKLFTINSETAFTIPIIAFAFVCHPEVLPIYTELKNPSRRRMQRVANVSILAMFVMYLLTAIFGYLTFYGNVMSELLEMYGKTDTLMVCVRLAVLVAVTLTVPVVLFPIRRAILQLLFSDKPFSWVRHILIAVCLLFAVNLLVIFVPNIRDIFGFIGATSAPSLIFILPGIFYLRIVPEEQQPLKSRPKIQAAWFVLLGFILMLMSITFIIMEWVTGKKTTGGH comes from the exons attTGAAGACTTGAAAAACGTGACAGAAGCCGATACGTTTCTTCCCAGTAATGGAAAGATACAGACAAAGTTTACAGAT CTCAAAGGAAAAACATCTATGGGTATGTCTATTTTCAACCTCAGTAATGCCATAATGGGCAGTGGAATTCTGGGACTGGCGTATGCCATGGCCAACACTGGCATTATCCTGTTTGT AATTCTGTTGATAAGTATGGCTCTTCTTTCTGCTTACTCAATACACCTGCTTCTTAAAAGCGCAGAAGTGGTTG gtatACGTGCATATGAACAACTTGGGAACCGTGCATTTGGTTCACCTGGGAAAGTTGCAGCAGCATGTGTaataacattacataacattGGAG CAATGTCCAGTTATCTCTTCATTGTGAAGATAGAGTTACCCAATATTATTCGGGGTCTTAGTGGGACAACAGA AGCGTGGTATGTTGATGGCAGATTCCTCATTATTATTGTTAGCATCCTTGTCATTCTTCCACTGGCATTGATGAAACGGCTCG GGTATCTGGGTTACACCAGGGGGTTCTTGCTCAGCTGTATGGTGTTCTTCCTCATAGCT GTAATCTACAAAAAGTTTGTAGAAAACTGTTCTGATGGACACCAGAACACCAGCCTTAATATTACACTGCTCAACCaaacaattcatttaaactCCACCTCTGACACATGTGAAGCTAAACTCTTTACTATCAACTCAGAG ACTGCTTTTACCATTCCTATAATAGCATTTGCCTTTGTGTGCCACCCGGAAGTTTTGCCCATCTACACAGAACTCAAAAA TCCAAGCAGGAGGCGCATGCAACGCGTTGCTAATGTCTCCATTTTGGCCATGTTTGTCATGTACCTGCTGACTGCCATCTTTGGCTATCTCACCTTCTATG GAAATGTGATGTCAGAACTTTTGGAGATGTACGGCAAAACAGACACACTGATGGTTTGCGTTCGACTGGCTGTTCTGGTGGCAGTGACACTGACCGTCCCCGTCGTCCTGTTCCCG ATCCGCCGTGCTATCCTTCAGCTCTTGTTTTCTGATAAGCCCTTCAGCTGGGTGCGTCACATCCTCATCGCCGTATGTCTGCTCTTTGCTGTCAACCTGCTTGTCATCTTCGTGCCCAACATTCGTGACATCTTCGGCTTCATTG GTGCCACATCAGCTCCTAGTCTCATCTTTATCTTGCCGGGAATATTCTACCTCCGCATCGTTCCTGAAGAACAGCAGCCTTTGAAATCGCGACCAAAGATTCAG GCCGCTTGGTTTGTGTTGCTGGGTTTTATCCTCATGTTAATGAGCATCACCTTCATCATAATGGAGTGGGTGACAGGAAAAAAGACCACAGGTGGCCACTGA